From the genome of Leptospira licerasiae serovar Varillal str. VAR 010, one region includes:
- a CDS encoding ABC transporter ATP-binding protein: MVSSQTSIPVLECSGLSYSIGRKSVLKNVSFSVFRNEVLFVRGMNGSGKTTLLKSILQHDKFRDQIKFPSSKSTQLSYLGHDLGLYTTLSLEENLEYFRGIAGDCRPEDQIISWLKDFRLWQRRKDPVSSFSRGMKQKAALVRALLPNVDLYLLDEPLTALDSEGESKARTVLENVLDTSSIIMVTHDPNFNLNAKSRLLELGENPK, encoded by the coding sequence TTGGTCTCATCACAAACATCGATCCCAGTATTGGAATGTTCCGGCCTATCGTACAGTATCGGACGAAAATCGGTTTTAAAGAACGTTTCCTTCTCCGTTTTTCGGAACGAAGTTTTATTTGTAAGGGGAATGAACGGCTCAGGAAAGACTACTTTACTTAAGTCTATCCTGCAACACGATAAATTCAGGGATCAGATCAAATTCCCTTCTTCCAAGTCTACGCAACTTTCCTATCTAGGCCATGATCTTGGTTTATATACCACTTTAAGTCTTGAGGAAAATCTGGAATATTTCAGAGGGATTGCAGGGGATTGCCGTCCTGAGGACCAGATTATTTCCTGGTTAAAGGATTTTCGTCTTTGGCAAAGAAGGAAAGATCCAGTTTCTTCTTTTTCCCGAGGAATGAAACAAAAGGCAGCATTGGTGCGGGCTCTTTTGCCTAACGTGGATCTTTATCTTTTGGACGAACCTTTGACCGCTTTGGATAGCGAAGGAGAATCCAAGGCAAGAACGGTTTTAGAGAATGTTCTGGATACTTCTTCTATTATCATGGTGACCCACGATCCTAATTTCAATTTAAATGCAAAGTCCAGACTTTTGGAATTGGGAGAAAATCCCAAATGA
- the purQ gene encoding phosphoribosylformylglycinamidine synthase subunit PurQ: MKAAVVTFPGSNCDNDIVRVLSEFYSAKVDKVWHKDQFSEKYDLVILPGGFSYGDYLRSGAMAPFSPVMKSVKEHTDRGGKLFGICNGFQILAEAGYLPGALIRNRNLKYVCRTIGLKKASNANKISGSLADDQILRVPVAHGDGCYFASAEIRKQLKDEGRILFLYAGDNPNGSLDDIAGICSPDFKVAGMMPHPERAMNPITGEMDGKTVLDLLIAS, translated from the coding sequence ATGAAAGCTGCGGTAGTCACTTTTCCAGGTTCTAATTGTGATAACGATATCGTAAGAGTTCTGTCCGAATTCTATTCCGCGAAAGTGGACAAGGTTTGGCATAAAGACCAATTCTCCGAAAAATACGATCTGGTCATTCTTCCAGGCGGATTCTCTTACGGAGATTATCTTAGATCCGGAGCAATGGCTCCTTTTTCTCCCGTAATGAAATCGGTAAAAGAACATACCGATCGTGGCGGAAAATTATTCGGGATCTGCAACGGATTCCAAATTTTAGCGGAAGCAGGTTATCTTCCAGGCGCATTAATACGTAACAGAAATCTAAAATATGTCTGCAGGACCATCGGTCTTAAAAAAGCGTCTAACGCAAATAAGATCAGCGGAAGTTTAGCGGATGATCAGATTTTACGAGTTCCGGTGGCTCATGGAGACGGATGTTACTTTGCCTCCGCAGAGATCCGCAAACAATTGAAAGACGAAGGTCGTATTCTATTTCTATACGCAGGTGATAATCCGAACGGGAGTTTGGACGATATTGCCGGGATCTGTTCTCCGGATTTTAAAGTGGCAGGAATGATGCCACACCCGGAAAGAGCAATGAATCCGATCACCGGCGAGATGGACGGCAAAACAGTCTTAGATCTTCTGATCGCTTCTTAA
- a CDS encoding PP2C family protein-serine/threonine phosphatase: MDREKQESQLNYSDYSILAVDDSDINLKLLVHTLKPLGFQVFTAMNTEEARTLLATNQVDVLLLDVSMPGQDGFSFCKELREIDRFNLLPILFITAYNRELGFDEAIAHGGDDFLHKPFQPKELVAKIRAFIRIKNLQDELLQQKKKYEKELVMARRVQQELVPEKQLEWNGFKVNSVFHPLMQIGGDFIDAWIEEDKLHVFIADCSGHGPSAALLSAMVKMQVSNLGRSNTLIEKVKTLRQQLEKILPEDFSITFFYGILDKKGNFEYANGGHPPPLLYHNGNVDELPGMGPLIIPIELGTEDEFRSVVLEKGASLLLYTDGATEITDENYNILGEESLKKILKDAVESKEDILNFSLEKILAHSGNMTHDDDIALMVIQG, translated from the coding sequence GTGGATAGAGAGAAGCAAGAAAGCCAATTGAATTATTCCGACTATTCTATCCTTGCGGTCGACGATTCGGATATTAATCTTAAACTTTTAGTTCATACTTTAAAACCTCTGGGATTCCAAGTTTTCACCGCGATGAATACGGAAGAGGCGCGCACACTTCTCGCGACCAACCAGGTAGATGTACTTCTTTTAGATGTGAGTATGCCTGGCCAGGATGGATTTTCTTTTTGTAAAGAATTGAGAGAGATAGATAGATTTAATCTTCTTCCGATACTTTTTATTACGGCTTATAATAGGGAGTTGGGATTCGACGAGGCGATCGCCCACGGAGGAGACGACTTTCTTCATAAACCTTTCCAACCGAAAGAATTGGTCGCAAAGATCAGGGCATTTATTCGGATCAAAAATCTCCAGGACGAACTTTTACAACAAAAGAAAAAGTACGAAAAAGAACTAGTGATGGCAAGAAGGGTGCAACAGGAGCTTGTTCCCGAAAAACAATTGGAATGGAACGGCTTCAAAGTGAATTCGGTCTTCCATCCTTTAATGCAGATCGGCGGTGATTTTATAGACGCATGGATCGAAGAGGACAAACTTCATGTCTTTATTGCGGATTGTTCCGGTCATGGTCCTTCTGCAGCACTTCTTTCCGCAATGGTAAAGATGCAGGTCTCCAATTTAGGAAGAAGTAATACTCTTATCGAAAAAGTAAAAACTCTTAGACAACAATTGGAAAAGATACTGCCTGAAGATTTTTCCATCACATTCTTTTACGGTATCTTGGATAAAAAAGGCAATTTCGAATACGCGAATGGAGGTCATCCTCCTCCGTTGCTTTACCATAATGGTAATGTCGATGAATTGCCAGGTATGGGACCTCTTATCATTCCGATAGAACTTGGAACAGAAGATGAGTTTAGATCCGTAGTCTTGGAAAAAGGCGCTTCTCTATTACTTTACACGGACGGGGCCACTGAAATAACGGATGAGAACTATAATATTTTGGGCGAAGAAAGTCTGAAGAAGATCCTGAAAGATGCCGTGGAATCCAAGGAAGATATACTGAATTTTTCTCTGGAAAAGATATTGGCACATTCGGGGAACATGACCCACGACGATGATATCGCTCTCATGGTTATCCAAGGATGA
- a CDS encoding TIGR02757 family protein — translation MPPSSVLKEKDLKKSFDLLYKNYTKPEFLDSDPLFLCYLYDSPEDREFVGLLSALFAYGNVTAIRGFLSRLLEPMGKHPKQYLLNHGTKIWKNKLGSYRFQKEKDILLFLQAIRLAYLEIEKSGEKFLESWFSPVHPKDAGLEKRIYGFQSRLSEILEDLDPGWKSYGLGFLIGLGNPKSAHKRYCMFLRWMVRKEEPDLGLYKRIQTSELLFPLDTHINRLSNILGITERRTSDLKKSREVTDYFQKFYPEDPLRMDFALCRLGILRKCKSVYIAELCESCDLKEVCKIYGKKKKKVGTATEN, via the coding sequence ATGCCCCCTTCTTCCGTCCTCAAAGAGAAAGATCTGAAAAAAAGTTTCGATCTTCTCTATAAAAACTATACCAAACCTGAATTTTTAGATTCCGATCCTTTATTCTTATGTTATCTATACGACTCTCCGGAAGATAGGGAGTTTGTAGGACTTCTATCGGCATTATTTGCCTACGGGAATGTGACTGCGATCCGAGGCTTTCTCTCTAGACTTCTGGAACCGATGGGTAAACACCCCAAACAATATTTACTCAATCATGGCACCAAAATTTGGAAAAATAAACTAGGATCTTATCGTTTCCAAAAAGAAAAGGACATTCTTTTATTCTTGCAAGCGATCCGACTTGCCTATCTGGAAATTGAAAAATCAGGAGAGAAGTTTTTAGAATCCTGGTTTAGTCCGGTCCATCCAAAGGATGCAGGTTTAGAAAAAAGGATCTACGGTTTCCAATCCAGACTTTCCGAAATTTTAGAGGACTTAGATCCAGGTTGGAAGTCCTACGGACTTGGTTTTTTGATCGGACTCGGAAATCCAAAATCTGCACATAAACGTTATTGTATGTTCCTAAGATGGATGGTCCGTAAAGAAGAGCCTGATCTGGGACTATACAAACGGATCCAAACCTCGGAGTTATTATTTCCGTTAGATACTCATATAAATCGTCTTTCCAATATTTTGGGAATTACCGAAAGAAGGACTTCCGATCTCAAAAAATCAAGGGAGGTCACAGACTATTTCCAAAAGTTTTATCCCGAAGATCCGTTGAGAATGGACTTCGCTCTTTGTAGGCTTGGGATCTTGCGCAAATGCAAAAGTGTTTATATCGCCGAACTATGCGAGTCTTGCGATCTAAAAGAAGTTTGTAAGATTTACGGGAAAAAAAAGAAGAAAGTTGGTACCGCCACGGAGAATTGA
- the purS gene encoding phosphoribosylformylglycinamidine synthase subunit PurS — MFIARINVTLKESVLDPQGNTVKSTLQELGEKSVQDVRVGKYIEVKLDSPDLETAKKTVANLCEKLLVNHVIETYRSEIVTE, encoded by the coding sequence ATGTTTATCGCAAGAATCAATGTAACTCTAAAAGAATCAGTTCTCGATCCTCAAGGGAACACTGTAAAGTCTACTCTACAAGAACTGGGCGAAAAATCGGTCCAAGACGTTAGGGTCGGAAAATATATCGAAGTAAAATTGGACTCTCCCGATCTCGAAACTGCAAAGAAAACAGTGGCGAACCTCTGCGAAAAACTATTAGTAAATCATGTGATTGAAACATATCGTTCGGAGATTGTAACGGAATGA
- a CDS encoding tetratricopeptide repeat protein has protein sequence MRTISLLKEYLQGLNFAKSLCIFLFLIFPNIAFAQFKIGDSEYAGILWGENDFLDPEFYQDGSLARSEQDFIVAAGRHWKGAPPPSKASFEYEGKQIVNCGIFNNEAVGLLQSADPKKREKAISMLEAGMRFDPSFFAFRYNLGRAYHIEKKYQKAIFQYEYAIAEVPKYYRTYIHLGVLYELLNEQIQAVIYYKKAVELNQFQTEALVLLAEHYIRTDLKNRAQIYIKKALSIDQNSPDAKLGLARLEIMGGRDYYAYKIFRNTDLYDDQGKKRPYNKKFHFYFAETASKIGDYVTAAKEYEELLKFPNDPFFTEFSLKIIERRRDLAKRFAEIKAADEEAEKEGQ, from the coding sequence ATGAGGACAATTTCCCTTTTAAAAGAGTATTTACAAGGCTTAAATTTTGCCAAGTCACTCTGCATATTCTTATTCTTGATCTTTCCTAATATTGCCTTTGCACAATTCAAAATAGGAGATTCGGAATACGCAGGTATACTCTGGGGAGAGAATGATTTTTTAGATCCTGAGTTTTATCAAGATGGAAGCTTGGCACGTTCAGAGCAGGACTTTATAGTAGCGGCAGGCAGACATTGGAAAGGCGCCCCTCCCCCATCTAAAGCAAGTTTCGAATACGAAGGAAAACAGATAGTAAACTGCGGTATCTTTAACAATGAAGCGGTAGGACTATTGCAGTCGGCAGATCCTAAAAAAAGAGAAAAGGCGATCTCCATGCTGGAAGCAGGGATGAGATTCGACCCTTCCTTCTTCGCTTTTAGATATAATTTAGGAAGAGCCTATCATATAGAAAAAAAATACCAAAAAGCGATCTTTCAGTACGAATACGCGATTGCAGAAGTCCCTAAATATTACAGGACTTATATACATTTGGGAGTACTTTATGAACTTCTGAACGAACAGATCCAAGCGGTTATATATTATAAAAAAGCGGTCGAATTGAATCAATTCCAGACAGAGGCATTGGTGCTACTTGCGGAACATTATATCAGAACGGATCTGAAGAATAGGGCCCAGATCTATATTAAAAAAGCGTTATCCATAGACCAGAACAGCCCGGATGCCAAATTAGGACTAGCCCGTTTGGAGATCATGGGGGGCAGAGATTACTATGCCTATAAGATATTCAGAAATACCGACCTGTATGACGACCAAGGAAAGAAGAGACCTTATAATAAAAAATTCCATTTTTATTTTGCGGAGACGGCGAGTAAGATAGGCGATTATGTCACGGCTGCCAAAGAATATGAGGAGTTATTAAAATTCCCCAACGACCCATTCTTTACCGAATTTTCCCTGAAAATAATAGAAAGAAGAAGGGACCTGGCAAAAAGATTCGCAGAGATCAAGGCCGCAGACGAGGAAGCTGAGAAAGAGGGACAATAA
- the ccsA gene encoding cytochrome c biogenesis protein CcsA produces MNIRLLHPAWDWILSLLFLSIFPFAVLLGLYYPNVILEQGISHRIFYFHVPVAWVALYGPGISSICAIAYLVTKNRIWDTLSLSANKISLLFAIGVLFSGPIWAYLAWGTPWDTTDARLNSFFVLVLSLVAYFLLRFLVLDQTKKYIFSAFLSLFCSVNAILTWGAIRWMDNPGNHPSSVLGKKGMDPDMRISFWIGILAYHILFLILYRIVYRLDKIKAVREELLD; encoded by the coding sequence ATGAATATTCGCCTCCTGCATCCCGCCTGGGACTGGATACTCTCTCTTTTGTTTTTATCGATTTTTCCGTTTGCAGTGCTTCTGGGTTTGTATTACCCGAATGTGATCTTAGAACAGGGGATCTCCCACAGGATTTTTTATTTCCATGTGCCTGTGGCTTGGGTTGCTTTATATGGTCCCGGAATTTCCTCCATTTGTGCGATCGCTTACCTGGTAACTAAAAATAGGATCTGGGATACACTTTCACTTTCCGCAAATAAGATCTCTCTTTTGTTTGCGATCGGTGTTTTATTTTCAGGGCCGATCTGGGCGTACTTGGCTTGGGGAACTCCTTGGGATACGACCGATGCACGTTTAAATTCGTTTTTCGTTTTAGTACTTAGCCTTGTGGCGTATTTTCTATTGCGGTTTTTAGTTCTCGATCAAACTAAAAAGTATATCTTCTCCGCTTTTTTAAGTTTGTTTTGCAGTGTGAATGCGATCTTGACCTGGGGAGCCATTCGCTGGATGGACAATCCTGGAAATCACCCTTCTTCCGTGTTGGGAAAAAAAGGGATGGATCCGGATATGAGGATTTCTTTTTGGATAGGGATCTTAGCCTATCATATACTTTTTTTGATCTTATACAGGATAGTCTATCGTTTGGATAAGATCAAAGCGGTGAGAGAAGAATTGTTGGATTGA
- a CDS encoding ABC transporter ATP-binding protein codes for MSEKKEPIVVLEEVSLSSSERTYLSGVNLQVEAGEFLGILGRSGSGKSTLLRLILDLPIPSSWKKTGSIQIFGKSRKDIPARWIQPVFQDPVLGFNPMWTLEKSLREPLQLFKEENLYESLLEKWIPILGLEGKDRNRLPSFFSGGELQRFSLLRALLCRPKILCLDEATSALDPILNHQVLQALSDLNKREGVTILWVTHNIKSAKKFCSRVVEMESLNSSSAAAAN; via the coding sequence GTGTCCGAGAAAAAAGAACCGATCGTCGTTCTGGAAGAAGTTTCCCTATCTTCTTCCGAAAGAACCTACTTGTCCGGGGTAAATCTGCAAGTAGAAGCAGGAGAATTTCTCGGTATTTTGGGCCGTTCCGGTTCCGGAAAGTCCACACTCTTACGACTAATATTAGACCTTCCGATCCCTTCTTCTTGGAAAAAAACAGGAAGCATTCAGATTTTTGGGAAATCCAGAAAAGATATCCCAGCCAGATGGATCCAGCCCGTTTTCCAAGATCCTGTTTTGGGTTTTAATCCAATGTGGACTTTGGAAAAAAGTTTAAGAGAACCATTACAATTATTCAAAGAAGAAAACTTGTACGAATCTTTGTTGGAAAAGTGGATACCTATCTTGGGATTAGAAGGAAAGGATAGAAATCGTCTTCCTTCTTTTTTTTCAGGAGGGGAGCTGCAAAGATTTTCTCTTCTTCGCGCGTTACTTTGTCGTCCTAAAATTTTATGTTTGGATGAAGCTACTTCCGCTTTAGATCCTATCTTGAATCATCAGGTATTGCAGGCTCTTTCTGATTTGAACAAGAGAGAAGGTGTTACCATTCTTTGGGTGACGCACAATATTAAATCCGCGAAAAAGTTTTGTTCTAGAGTTGTGGAGATGGAGAGTCTAAATTCTTCTTCTGCCGCTGCAGCAAATTGA
- a CDS encoding hydroxymethylglutaryl-CoA lyase, translating to MSLKITEVGPRDGLQNEKLEVPTEDKLLYIQKLVEAGLKHIEATSFVRKENIPQLGDAKELSASLNLNGDVHFSALTPNLKGYQAAISSGFKEVAVFTAASESFTKKNINRTIQESIDGFKEIFAEAKKDGILVRGYVSTVIDCPYEGKIDPKKVLEVSKILLDQGAYEISLGETIGTAVPAEVEKLLDILLKEIPAEKFAGHFHDTYGMAISNVQKSYELGIRSFDSSSGGLGGCPYAKGASGNLATEDLVYFFHKSGIQTGIDLSKLLEASAFMEGILQRKLASRSYIALKAKAAS from the coding sequence ATGAGTTTGAAAATTACGGAAGTAGGACCAAGAGATGGACTTCAAAACGAAAAGTTGGAGGTCCCCACAGAGGATAAATTACTATATATACAGAAGCTTGTCGAAGCGGGCCTAAAACATATAGAAGCCACTTCTTTCGTAAGAAAAGAAAACATCCCTCAACTCGGAGATGCAAAAGAACTCTCCGCATCTTTAAATTTGAATGGAGATGTTCACTTTAGCGCACTCACTCCGAATTTAAAAGGATACCAAGCCGCAATCTCTTCCGGATTTAAAGAAGTGGCGGTATTCACCGCTGCGTCCGAATCGTTCACAAAAAAGAATATCAATCGGACCATCCAAGAATCCATAGACGGTTTTAAGGAAATTTTTGCAGAAGCAAAGAAGGATGGAATATTAGTAAGAGGTTATGTTTCTACAGTAATCGATTGTCCTTACGAAGGAAAGATCGATCCGAAAAAAGTTTTAGAAGTTTCTAAAATACTTTTGGACCAAGGAGCTTACGAGATCTCTTTGGGAGAAACGATCGGCACTGCGGTTCCTGCAGAAGTGGAAAAATTGTTGGATATTCTTCTGAAAGAAATCCCTGCGGAAAAATTTGCGGGGCATTTTCATGATACCTACGGGATGGCGATCTCCAATGTCCAGAAATCCTATGAGTTAGGAATTCGATCTTTCGATTCTTCTTCCGGTGGTTTGGGCGGATGTCCTTATGCAAAAGGCGCTTCCGGGAACTTAGCCACAGAGGATTTAGTTTACTTCTTCCACAAATCAGGAATACAAACGGGGATAGATCTTTCCAAATTATTGGAAGCTTCCGCATTTATGGAAGGTATCTTACAAAGAAAACTAGCTTCTCGTTCCTATATCGCATTAAAAGCAAAAGCGGCTTCTTAA
- a CDS encoding heme exporter protein CcmB, with the protein MKAILALIRKEFRLLGKASNGILSLLVLVSAMVFLFHYALERNGKIDLIALIGLKWAILFVASFVLVGQFTWEEREAGGGTASRLFISPWVLYFSKSILVFIALCAAAIYLMGLFALMFSAFPADINEFGRQIVFFFPGLLCLSFLGVCLSHISLSSRLKEILLPLLLVPLSIPVFLYGMEAERKFISQPFSALVGSFCLILAFSVFYGSMGALLVEMTSDE; encoded by the coding sequence ATGAAAGCGATTTTAGCTCTGATCCGAAAAGAGTTCCGGCTTTTAGGAAAAGCAAGTAACGGGATACTTTCTTTACTCGTTTTAGTTTCCGCAATGGTGTTTTTATTCCATTATGCTTTAGAGAGGAACGGCAAAATAGATCTGATCGCTCTTATAGGATTAAAATGGGCTATTCTATTTGTCGCCTCATTCGTATTAGTCGGTCAGTTTACTTGGGAAGAGAGGGAGGCCGGCGGTGGAACCGCAAGTAGGCTGTTCATTTCTCCTTGGGTTTTATATTTTTCTAAATCGATTTTAGTATTTATCGCGTTGTGTGCTGCAGCTATTTATCTGATGGGGCTTTTTGCGTTGATGTTCTCCGCATTCCCCGCTGACATAAACGAATTCGGAAGACAGATAGTATTCTTCTTTCCTGGTCTATTATGCCTTTCCTTTTTAGGAGTTTGTCTTTCCCATATCAGTTTATCTTCTCGTCTGAAAGAGATACTTCTTCCATTACTTTTAGTACCTCTTTCTATTCCGGTTTTTTTATACGGAATGGAAGCGGAGAGAAAATTTATCTCCCAACCTTTTTCCGCCTTGGTAGGTTCTTTTTGTCTAATTTTGGCGTTCTCTGTTTTTTACGGTTCCATGGGCGCACTTCTGGTAGAAATGACTTCCGACGAATAG
- a CDS encoding phosphoribosylaminoimidazolesuccinocarboxamide synthase — MSELPKPSYIGKVRDVYDLGNSLILSSTDRISAFDVVFRQIVPGKGKVLNKISAEWFSYFKDIPNHIIETDVSKFPSPFKDHPDLKDRSVLVKKCKRIDFECVVRGYLSGSGWKEYKQEGTLAFKKLPPGLQESEKLPEPAFTPAIKNDTGHDENISEERMKNEIGSELFSILKEKSISLYTRAAELVAGAGILLCDTKFEFGIWEDKVILIDEILTPDSSRYWAKESYIIGTTPPSMDKQILRNYLEKSGWNKVPPPPDLPESLIVELQAAYKEIQDRLLKCLSQESM; from the coding sequence ATGAGCGAACTCCCGAAACCTTCTTATATTGGCAAAGTCAGAGACGTATACGATTTAGGAAATTCCCTGATATTATCTTCTACGGATAGGATCTCTGCATTCGATGTGGTGTTCCGTCAGATCGTTCCTGGCAAAGGAAAAGTTTTAAATAAGATCTCCGCAGAATGGTTCTCCTACTTTAAGGATATTCCGAATCATATTATAGAGACCGATGTTTCTAAATTCCCTTCTCCATTTAAAGATCATCCTGATTTAAAAGATCGTTCTGTCTTAGTCAAAAAATGTAAGCGGATCGATTTTGAATGTGTGGTGCGAGGTTATCTTTCCGGTTCCGGTTGGAAGGAATACAAACAAGAAGGCACACTTGCTTTTAAAAAACTTCCTCCCGGTTTGCAAGAATCCGAAAAACTGCCGGAGCCTGCTTTTACTCCCGCGATCAAGAATGATACAGGACACGATGAGAATATCTCCGAAGAGAGAATGAAAAATGAGATCGGGTCCGAACTCTTCTCTATTTTGAAGGAAAAATCGATTTCCCTCTATACCAGGGCCGCTGAACTGGTAGCTGGGGCCGGGATTTTGCTCTGTGATACCAAATTCGAATTCGGAATTTGGGAAGATAAGGTCATCTTGATCGATGAGATTTTGACCCCCGATTCTTCCCGTTATTGGGCTAAAGAATCTTACATTATCGGGACCACACCTCCCAGCATGGACAAACAGATCTTACGGAATTATCTGGAAAAGTCCGGTTGGAACAAGGTTCCCCCTCCTCCGGATTTGCCGGAGAGTCTGATTGTGGAATTACAAGCGGCATATAAGGAAATACAGGATCGACTATTAAAATGTTTATCGCAAGAATCAATGTAA
- a CDS encoding adenylosuccinate synthase, whose product MPATLVVGTQWGDEGKAKVIDYLSKDTDIIVRYQGGANAGHTVVVHGKKYVFHLVPSGIIYDQTVCVIGNGVVLDPTFFIEECDKLQAEGFPVYEKLLISDACHLLFPFHGLIDSARESACAPDRKIGTTKKGIGICYADKMMRIGLRVGDLLENDFETRLQHLVDEKNRELVKLYDVEEISAKEILENVKHFYSKIQKKIINTPYYLESQLKAGKKVLLEGAQGTGLDVDFGTYPYVTSSNPTTGGAFIGSGIAFHHLKSVIGITKAYTTRVGEGPFPTELHGEEGEQLRTLGAEYGATTGRPRRCGWFDTEVLRHAVRINGLTSIALTKIDVLSAYDKIPVAVAYERNGKKLDCFPSQGLDQVKVIYEEFPGWKTDITGIGEFDKLPSACKDYIRALEKLIGVRIDLISTGPDRKDTIASGF is encoded by the coding sequence ATGCCCGCAACATTAGTGGTCGGAACCCAATGGGGTGACGAAGGGAAAGCAAAAGTAATCGATTACCTTTCCAAAGATACGGATATTATAGTACGTTACCAAGGCGGAGCCAATGCTGGGCATACAGTTGTGGTTCATGGCAAAAAATATGTGTTTCACTTGGTGCCTTCCGGGATCATTTACGACCAAACCGTTTGTGTGATCGGTAACGGAGTCGTTTTAGATCCGACATTCTTTATAGAAGAATGTGATAAACTACAGGCGGAAGGATTTCCTGTTTATGAAAAACTTCTGATCAGCGATGCATGCCATCTTCTTTTCCCATTCCATGGATTGATAGATTCTGCAAGAGAAAGTGCCTGCGCTCCTGATCGTAAGATCGGAACCACCAAAAAAGGGATCGGTATCTGTTATGCGGATAAAATGATGAGGATCGGTCTAAGAGTAGGGGATCTTCTCGAAAACGATTTCGAAACCAGACTACAACATCTGGTGGACGAGAAAAACAGAGAGCTTGTAAAACTCTACGACGTAGAAGAGATTTCCGCAAAAGAAATCTTAGAGAATGTAAAACATTTCTATTCCAAGATCCAAAAGAAGATCATCAACACTCCTTATTATTTGGAATCTCAATTAAAAGCAGGCAAAAAAGTACTCTTAGAAGGTGCGCAAGGAACCGGACTTGATGTTGATTTCGGTACTTATCCTTATGTAACCAGTTCCAATCCTACTACTGGTGGAGCATTCATCGGATCCGGGATTGCATTCCATCATTTAAAAAGTGTGATCGGAATTACAAAAGCTTATACCACAAGAGTAGGAGAAGGTCCTTTCCCTACGGAACTTCACGGAGAAGAAGGAGAACAACTCAGGACTTTAGGTGCCGAATACGGCGCTACTACCGGAAGACCTAGACGTTGCGGCTGGTTCGATACGGAAGTTCTTAGACATGCAGTTCGTATTAACGGACTTACATCCATCGCACTCACTAAGATAGATGTTCTGTCCGCCTACGATAAAATTCCTGTGGCGGTAGCTTACGAAAGGAACGGCAAAAAATTGGACTGTTTCCCTTCTCAAGGACTGGACCAAGTAAAAGTGATCTACGAAGAATTCCCTGGTTGGAAAACAGACATCACTGGGATCGGAGAATTCGACAAACTTCCTTCTGCTTGTAAGGATTATATCCGTGCTTTGGAAAAACTGATAGGAGTTCGTATAGATTTGATCTCTACAGGACCGGACAGAAAAGATACGATCGCTTCCGGATTTTAA